In Alnus glutinosa chromosome 7, dhAlnGlut1.1, whole genome shotgun sequence, the sequence TTGGAGTGGGGCCCATTCCCTGGAGAGTTTTTTTATGCAAACTACATAACACTAGGGTAATGTTGACATTACGGCGTCGTGTTGGTATTAAGTGAGAAGAAAAAACGACGTGAAATAAAGGTTTTTGTTTGTAGTGACTGTCCTTGTAGAGTTGTAGAGGataaatagagaagaatcaATTGTAACAACATAAATCAATTTTGTTAAAAGACAGTTTTTGGTACGGCCGCATAAGCttttagaaagtcttttattttttatttttgtaaaaaaatgaatattagcAAAGGAGTAACTTGTTGGGAGTGCAAGCTGGTCCACTCCGATACTTAAGTAAGTTTTTGAAGAGAATTTTATATCAACTATCAATAATCAATAATATCAACCGAAAAATACATGATGGCTTGCATATATTTCTAGTGAGAATTTAAATCATTCCCTCCAGACAAAAGCGGAGGGAGGGGGGTCGAGAGAGGTCAAATGCCCTCCCGGccctcaatttttctttttacccaTGGTAGAAGTATCCCGTATGCCTTACTAGCAAAATTTTTCAGGAGGTCAAGGATTAAGTTTCTGTGTTTTACTTGTTTCACATTTTACTGTTTATGTGTTTAGAAGTTTCAGAGATTTAGGGATTAAGAGTCAAGACCAAGGAAGACGACGATGACGACAACGGGACACTTCCAAGTCTTTTATCAAAACGTTGTGTTTAAGTAGATACAAACGTTGCGTTTATTTGAGCAAAAAGGCAGTGGCTTGTGAGGTGCGTGTAGATTCTTTAAAGTAACAAAatgaggcgtggtccctagccgattgagctaccctttGAGGACTTCTGAATTTTAAACTTTAGCCGTTTTAGTTAGTGTGTTGAGTTGAGTTGCTCAGTTACGtgttgcttttatatatatattattagtttgATTAGCGCcaacacatgcatatataaaaattaaaaaacctatttttttttttctttgcttttctaAGCAAACATAAGGGGAAAAGGGAAGGGGAAAAACCTAAACAACGTTTTGATTTGACTTTTACAAAGTTCAAGAATATATCAATTCGGCAGTTCCACGGTGCATGATTTCAGATTTGCTATCTGCGAAATTGAGTCaaccaaaattttctttttcaaaccgTTCGACAATTCAAATCAAGTGCTTACAACGAAAAAAACTGCCTAAAATAGTGCAAAAAGGCAATACTTTTTCTGACAATTTatatttgttgaaaatttcAGGCATGTAatcaaatttctaaaataattcatttttaaatttattattaagtaATAAAAATGTCTACTTaagctttttatatttatatagcTCAACCAAATTAATTGcttgtgattatatatatatatattggattagcctttattttattttattttatttttttaaaaaaaaagaaagaaagaaagaagaagattgaTAAGCATTACCACGTCAACTCAATCAAATAGGAGTAAGAGCGGTGTTAAGTACTTAAAAttactcatttatttattagaaTCACTTTCTTCTAAAACATCTAGGCTTTTGATAAGAGCACTTCATCCACCAAATTGTTTAGGTTGATGGATGAAGATCCACGCGTTTCAGTGGCCTCCTCAGCCAAATACTTCCACTCCATGGCcttattcttcattttcttaccCTTGTCTCCCTCCATCAACTCTCTCACAATCTTCTCCACTTCCTCTCTATTGGCACCATTATCAATCTCCATGCCAATGTCCCAATTATCGCAAGTATACTTACAGTTTGTTTGTTGATCTGCAAAGAATGGCCAGCAAAGCATCGGCACTCCTGCAGTCAAACTTTCAACGATTGAATTCCACCCACAGTGAGTCAAGAACCCTCCAATATAGGGGTGGTTCAGAACTTCCTCTTGAGGGCACCAACTAGCTATTAGAcccctttcttttgtttctactATGAACTCCGGCGGCAAGACCGTCGATTCACCAACTACTAAATCAGGCCTAATTATCCACAAGAAAGGGTGCTTGCTATTTGCAAGTCCCCAACCAAACTCACTGAGCTGCTGTGGTGTCATGACAATTATGCTGCCAAAATTCACGTACAATACTGAGTTAGGTGGCTTGGAGTTAAGCCAATGGAGGCACTCTGTTTCTTCTATCCATAAATTATACCCAACTGATTTCAGAGGGTCCTGATCGTTGTGTGAGTGATTGTGGAGTAGTTGGAGAGGACCAATGGCATATACACGAGGAAACATGGGGGAGAGAGCATCCAAAACTTGTTGCTCTAACGCGTCAAATGTGTGAATTACGATTGCTGAAGCTCTGGGAGCTCTCTCTACTGATTCAATGACATATTTGAACATAATATCATTTGGATCTGTGGTTCGAAGAAAGGTTGGAAGATCCCTCAGTAGAATGTCTCCCATACCTGGAATCCAGTCTATAACTGTGTCCAAATATCCATTTGTTAGATAGCTCTCATCTGCAAAAAAGAAATCAAGTTCTTAGTTTGAAAATTTGCAATTaaacaagaatatatatatatttgcaagtTAATTACACCTTTTAGTGGCGTAAAGCCTTTGTCCCTGAGAAGAGGGAAATGCACACAACTCATTAAGCAGCAAGCAGAGACCGTGAAGAGCATTGCAATAGGGATTCCGATTTCTTGAGCTGCGGTAACAGTGAACGGCATGAAACCATCGGAGACAATGCAAGTCAGAGAAAACAACTTAGGGATGGAGTTGATTTGGccaaatttttaagttttggggTGACATGGCAGTCTAATGTGACATGTGTATGATGTATGCTAGCTGATTAGATGATATGGCCGGGCACATGTGTTCTTTTAATTGGATAAGACATGGTAGCAacgttaaaatttgaaatttattcGATAATGATTTCAaccataaagaataaattgATCACTTTGAATCTTAGTAAGCGAGATCATACTTTAGGGACAACTGGagtatttttcctaattttaaaattatgggatgctttggctcgtcaccattaaaattaaaattaataaaatctaataagctatatatatatgctttccATGCATAATATGCTTTGGCTTGTCATTAAGCATAAATTAATTACCTTTTATCATAGCATATAAACAATTATATGATTTTCCATATGGTCCGGTCTTTAAACAATGAAATTGGCCTCAAATTGGATTCAATTTCCCTTTTAAATGGCCAAAATATGCATGTATAATTGTTGCAAACAGGTCCactttaaatacaaaattacggATTGAcctctataaaataaaaattacttaaaaaccCCTAACTgtggaaaaattacaaattagccCTTgtgcattgaaaaaaaaaaaaaaatcacttcaatAATCTTCCCATTTAATTGAAGAATTTGAGAATAAAATACAATAGGCATCTTCAAACAAGAATCAAATTGCCTCATCTGCTCTAGGTACACCACGATGTAAAGATTCAATAGTCATAAACGGATCAAagataatatatttatcttGACTCATGGGATCCATAATTCTTGTTGATGAAGAAATTTAAAGCGGAAAAAGTGAAGCGAAGAAAACATCTGGTCCTTCTAGAGAGAAAGACTCAAAAAGAGTATTCTTTAGTCGTTAACAAACTATCAGCGGTACTAGTAGTTAAGTAGTCTTAAAGAAATTTTCATGAGGTTAAGCAAGTATTAGGGAGTAAATTTGAATTGCAACGTGAATCATTCATTCCTAATTAGTGTTAGCCATCTTGAGTTCTACTGATGTCCTGGTGAGACTGAGTCAGGCTATGGCTCAATTGGTCTGGAGGGAGCACCTGTTCTTTGCTGTCCAGTCCCCTCCTGAGCAATTCCCAAAGGGTAGGTGTTACGATTGTAACGTCCAAGTAAAGTTGCTACAATTGATCGCCTCCCTCCTgtcttttttaataagacaaaaaaaaaaaaaaaagaagtgaataAGAAGAGATAAGGTCTTTTGCATATTAATACTATTTTCTTAAGAGACCAAcctttttgttgataaaataaCCTTCCCGAGAGGGGAGGGTTCCGACCGAGCGGGAGGTGTCGGATGCATCGCTACCAATGAAGCCTCCTTCCCGGGATGGTGAGGCCCCGACCGGTGCTGTCCGAGCAGGAGGTGTCGGGTGCTCCGTTAACCGACAAGTGGTAATAATGACAATATTGATAAAGGAGAGTGGTTAGGTGGCTGAATCCCCGAAGATCTGGGATTTCCTGGAGTCCCATGCTTCGTCATTAAAGAGCCTACCTGTCTATCGCTGTCAAGAGTGTACTTAGGACCTGTTTACACACAGGGAGTCACTGTTCCCTAAAAACCGGGATATTCCTACCTAACCTTGAGGGCAGCTGCCTATAAATAGCAAAATCCAGGTATTaagtttttttgggttttttggatACAAGTTATgaactcactctctctctctctaaaattcCTCATCTAacttgggcgtcggaggaggacCACTGGGGAAACCCACAGTGCGTTCTTTATATTTGCAGGTCAGCCGGTCATACCCACCTACTGCAGTGTCTACGTCACCGGCCGGAATCAACATCAACACTTTTCGTAGCTTGTCATGAAAGATTACCTCCCTTCAAAGTTCAAAGGcatcatttcaattaaaacatTGACACCCTTTCATTTAGACCCACTTTATTAATACTCTTTACAATTGGCATTTGGCAGGTGATTGAAATTAAGGATGCCAAATTTGATCACCGAGTCCGAGCCGGTGGGCTAACAGTTAATATGTGCTTGTTTTTCCTTGATCAAAATTCCGGTTGGGGTATTCAATAATGCATTTGGTTGTATTGAGACCATGCCATATACATGTATGGTCCCTCCTTCCCGACCAGTTACCCTGTGAGACAAGGTCgattaccccccccccccccccccccccccccccccccccccttgcaTATGTCACTAGTAAGGACATGCAAAGGCATGCCCTTCACATGGACAGGACAGGGCCTTCCAGTCAAAAGAGACTGGTCATCAGGGAATCGGACAGGGCCTAGCTTCCTGTCAAAAGAGATTGGTCATCAGGGAATCCGGACATGGTAGGTGGGACTCACAAAGATATCGAACATCCAAGCAAATTGCTTACCGGAAGATGACAAAACGACGTGAAGAAAATATGggtcttttgtttttaattatgggACGTGAGTTTTAGTCCTTTTTGGTATGAGGACTTTTTTAAAAAGACCCAAattgtgcctttttttttttggtagatctCTTTCATTCCTCAAATataggatttttttaaaaaaaaaagaaaaaaaaaatgcaaaaagtcACCAGCAGCTTACCTAAACATCGAAAATACTACAGTGCTACCTAATACATAGCTTACCTATATATTCATCTCATGTGAGAATAGGTAGGgaatttgtattttgtaaagaaataatattttaatagtgtAGAAAAAGATGAGAGAATGTTAAAGGAAAACGATTGTAGTGTGCATTTTGATAGGAAAGCAAAacgtaattttattttctaaatttataaaaaatcaaaaggaagcTGTTGCTAGTGTTTTAAGAATGCATTATATTCTTCTTCCAGGAAACGAATTCTCTCTTGTTGAAACCAACTGGCCGAAGAGAAGCCGATCTTTATTTATAAGTGGATGACAAAATGTcaaataaaatgtgaaaatacAATTTTACTCTCCGCTTATAAAAGGACCGACTCTTCTTCAGTTAGTTTCAGAATCCAAATTCCATCTTCCGCTCCTTACCTAATGTAGGACAcaaggccctttttttttttttacccaacaAAGGCGGGACCTACAAAGATACCTCGTCTAGACAATTGCTAACAGGAAGATGACTTCGTACTGCTTAAGAACAAAAtctaattagaaaaaaaaaaattaagaacaaattcttcttaataataataataagattcgGCTTGCATGCATGCAGTAGTTTAAAATTACCGCATGCATGCTGTAGTGGAAAATGGTACCGTTTTGTAGAAAACGGTACTGTtctttccacttaaaaaaatttgcaaaacttttaataaatttaaaaataataataattaaaaactaaaaatatataaaacctaaaaaaacaaaaggggtggccggcgttgcccaagggggtggctggccaccccattattggccaagggggcggctgccacccccttggccaatctGGGGTGGGCGAACCACCCTAATCGGCTTTGGAGGTAGTCCGTCCACCCCTAAATGaccaaaaaacaataaaacaaaaaaatgttagggttttggggggtggtcgaaaccacccccaggcccttgggggtggtccagccacccccaaaaggcctaaaaaccaaaaacacacacaaaaaaaaaaaaaaaaaaggtttgggttttgaggggtggccggaccacccccaaaggccttgaGAGTGGCTCGTCCACCCCCGGAgaccacccccaaaacccaaacccttttttggtttttttttttttttttggccttttggggggtGCGTCTTGGCCAAACTCACTGTTTTGAACACTCAGGACAATTTTGAAACTTTGGCCTTTAAAGAGTCTCATGCTTTTCCGTTCACAGTTATGGATTAAGTAGACAGAAGGCTAAACTTGACAAGTTCAGGGGGTCATCCACCAAATTTTGTATATTGGGGGCCAATTCGCCAAATGGTGAATATTTCAAGGGGTAAAAggtaatttttacaaaataataataataattaagattttcAACTTTGTAAAAGAAAGTCTATATAATACAAgagaattaaagagaaaaatgttaaaattaacgaacgaaaaatattgataaaaagAATGTGCTTGTTAACCAACCTAACACCAAATGGATAACCGATGAGAACTCGCTAGTATATTATGATTGAAttgtacgtgtatatatattagGGTATGTTGAaagttttctttaattttgttttctgcTTTGATCCAAACGGACAACACAAAATCATGAAAATTTTCGTAAACACAATAAAAGAATTTGCCTTATtaattttcccatttttttttttttcttttttttttttttttttttttttttggagaacttcacttatcatTCCTGAACATTCActcattttgaaaaaatgtacctaaactttaaaatgtctcaatttaatgtatccatttttcagaaagttttaaTCTCAGTCATCCGTTCGAATTTCCCGTtacattttgtcaaaattttcaaaatactcctcttattttttagaaaaaaaaaataaaaaaaaaaattgataggatttaggtgttagttagaatttaacgaaatttgcaaaaatacctatgcctgaatctttaaaaacttttataatttttttttaaaaaaaataaatatgacggtattttgaaaattttgataggatttaacgaaaaattctaacgaaggaatgagattgaaactttatgaaaaatagatacctgaaattgagacgttttaaagtttaagtatatTCTTTCAAAATGAGTGAAAGTTCaagaattataagtgaagttctccctttTTTCTTATCGCTTTCCAATTTATTCCTGTTTGTCTCGGATGTTAATGCATTATTTGTCATATTATGAAGTACTCCATTTGATAATAAAACTACAATAGGTTGGAAATATAGTAATAACTATAAACAGTTCCAACTTGTAGTtgatcaaaacaaacaaattgaacaaattaaaatgacaaCATATAAAATATCACCATATATGCACACTTTATTATTGTACTTTCACTTCCTTCTTAAACATGCATGTAGCCTTTTGATAAAAGCACTTGGTTCACCAAATTGTTTAGGTTGATGGATGAAGAACCATGTGGAGCAGTGGCCTCCTCAGCCAATTTCTTCCACTCCATGAcccttttcttcattttctctcctttttctcCCTCCATCAACTCTTTCACAATCTTCTCCACTTCCTCTCTCTTAACACCGTTATCAATCTCCATGCCAATGCCCCAATCATCGCAAATATACTTACAGTTTGTTTGTTGATCCGAAGAGAATGGCCAGCAAAGCATCGGCACTCCTGCCGTCAAACTTTCAACGGTTGAATTCCACCCGCAGTGAGTCAAGAACCCTCCAATTGAGGGGTGGTTCAGAACTTCCTCTTGGGGGCACCAACCAGCTATTAGAcccctttcttttgtttctactTCGATCTCCGGTGGCAAAATCGCCGATTCACCAACTACTAAATCAGGCCTAATTATCCACAAAAATGGATGCTTGCTATTTGCAAGTCCCCATCCAAACTCAGCCAGCTGCTGTGGTGTCATGACAATTAAGCTGCCAAAATTCACATACACTACTGAGTTGGGTGGCTTGGAGTTAAGCCAATGGAGGCACTCTGTTTCTTCTTTCAATAAATTATACTCAATTGATTTCAGAGGGTCATGATCATTATGTGAGTGATTGAGCAGTAGTTGGAGAGGGCCAATGGCGTATACACGAGGAAACATGAGGGAGAAAGCATCCAAAACTTGTTGCTCTAACGCATCAAATGTGTGAATAACGATTGCTGAAGCTTTGGGAGCTATCTCTGCTGGTTCACTGACATATTTGAAGAAAACATCATTTGAATCTGTGGTTCGAAGAAAGCTTGGAAGATCCCTTAGTCGAATGTCTCCCATACCTGGAATCCAGTCTATAACTGTGTCCAGATATCCATTTGTTAGATAGCTCTcatctgtaaaaaaaagaaatcatgtttTTTAGTTTGAATATTGGCAATTAAACAAGAACTTTTTTTTGCAAGTTAGTTACACCGTACCTTTTAGTGGCGTAAAGCCTTTGTCCTTGAGAAGAGGGAAATGCATAAAACTCATTAAGCTGGAAGCAGAGATAGTGAAGAGCATTGCAATAGGGATTCCGAGTTCTTGAGCTGCGGTGACAGTGAACGGCATGAAACCATCTGAGACAATGCAAGTGACTGGAGGGTTGGTTGCAGTGTTGAGTTTCGTGAGCAAGTCGGAAAAAGGAGCCAAGAAGTTCTTCATA encodes:
- the LOC133873359 gene encoding (R)-mandelonitrile beta-glucosyltransferase-like encodes the protein MPFTVTAAQEIGIPIAMLFTVSACCLMSCVHFPLLRDKGFTPLKDESYLTNGYLDTVIDWIPGMGDILLRDLPTFLRTTDPNDIMFKYVIESVERAPRASAIVIHTFDALEQQVLDALSPMFPRVYAIGPLQLLHNHSHNDQDPLKSVGYNLWIEETECLHWLNSKPPNSVLYVNFGSIIVMTPQQLSEFGWGLANSKHPFLWIIRPDLVVGESTVLPPEFIVETKERGLIASWCPQEEVLNHPYIGGFLTHCGWNSIVESLTAGVPMLCWPFFADQQTNCKYTCDNWDIGMEIDNGANREEVEKIVRELMEGDKGKKMKNKAMEWKYLAEEATETRGSSSINLNNLVDEVLLSKA
- the LOC133873528 gene encoding 7-deoxyloganetin glucosyltransferase-like gives rise to the protein MEVADHKPHAVCVPAPFQSHIKAMLKFSKLLHHKGFLITFVSTEFNHRRFLKSRGPNSLDSFPDFRFVTIPDGLPPSDPDATQDLPSLCNSIMKNFLAPFSDLLTKLNTATNPPVTCIVSDGFMPFTVTAAQELGIPIAMLFTISASSLMSFMHFPLLKDKGFTPLKDESYLTNGYLDTVIDWIPGMGDIRLRDLPSFLRTTDSNDVFFKYVSEPAEIAPKASAIVIHTFDALEQQVLDAFSLMFPRVYAIGPLQLLLNHSHNDHDPLKSIEYNLLKEETECLHWLNSKPPNSVVYVNFGSLIVMTPQQLAEFGWGLANSKHPFLWIIRPDLVVGESAILPPEIEVETKERGLIAGWCPQEEVLNHPSIGGFLTHCGWNSTVESLTAGVPMLCWPFSSDQQTNCKYICDDWGIGMEIDNGVKREEVEKIVKELMEGEKGEKMKKRVMEWKKLAEEATAPHGSSSINLNNLVNQVLLSKGYMHV